One part of the Neodiprion virginianus isolate iyNeoVirg1 chromosome 3, iyNeoVirg1.1, whole genome shotgun sequence genome encodes these proteins:
- the LOC124299582 gene encoding uncharacterized protein LOC124299582 produces the protein MKGYVSLSPGQQYSLENTGWLSGDNELTDATGNFDVVLPVNYVLGFAEDYCRVVVNAEHELILTRSNTNFNAVIQASNKENFKITLNRIEWLLPYIKLADKPKIQLLNYIAKDPAISMSFRSWETYVYPMLPSITRHTWSVKTSTQLEKPRYVVLGFQTARGNEPLRNASVFDHRRIRDVKLFLNSQCYPYGNMNFDIYNNQYAILYAMYVWFQMTYYNKEAEPLLSNREFMNRAPLVTIDCS, from the coding sequence ATGAAGGGTTACGTATCCTTGAGTCCAGGCCAGCAATATAGTCTGGAGAATACCGGGTGGTTGAGTGGGGATAACGAACTAACCGATGCCactggaaatttcgatgttgtttTACCGGTAAATTATGTGCTAGGCTTCGCCGAGGATTATTGTCGAGTTGTTGTTAATGCTGAACATGAGTTAATCCTCACACGTTCCAACACTAATTTCAATGCCGTGATTCAGGCCTCGAACAAGGAAAACTTCAAAATCACCCTAAATAGAATCGAGTGGTTGTTGCCCTACATCAAACTGGCagataaaccgaaaatccagctactcaactacatcgccaagGATCCGGCCAtatccatgagttttcgttcttgggaaacgtacgtgtatccgaTGCTCCCATCAATAACGCGGCATACATGGTCAGTCAAGACATCGACGCAGCTTGAGAAGCCGAGATATGTCGTTCTAGGATTTCAAACTGCGAGGGGAAACGAGCCGCTAAGAAATGCCAGCGTCTTTGATCATCGTCGgatcagagatgtaaaactCTTTCTAAACTCACAGTGCTATCCCTACGGAAATATGAATTttgatatatacaataatcaatacgccATTCTCTATGCTATGTATGTTTGGTTTCAAATGACCTACTACAACAAAGAAGCTGAACCTTTGCTATCGAATCGTGAATTTATGAATCGAGCTCCCCTTGTCACCATCGATTGCTCCtag